A single region of the Devosia sp. FJ2-5-3 genome encodes:
- a CDS encoding succinylglutamate desuccinylase/aspartoacylase family protein has product MVKAINQLRPKFTTNADGSDAVIFMHELVGEEDGPTIGISASIHGNENTGSQAILDLFRVLKEMPIKGRILLLPVANPSAFAVNERYSTIDKVDLNRQFPGNPNGTHSQQLAHALTNEFLNKIDVHIDLHSGTDRPTVDYVYIWNDERLSRAFGSKVLYRPVENKQGTVFGGTTKTVTIDTRNIPVAVIELGGGIVEQTGYVKQTVDGVLNMLKTTGTIAGEPWENPKQIVVTELAGVRPTQGGWIETLAPANGEVIKGGALLGRVVSPYNFEVLEEIKTPFENGIMIMQHLTRNLVHSGDYAYMVGNLDGATD; this is encoded by the coding sequence ATGGTAAAAGCCATCAATCAGCTTCGCCCCAAATTCACCACCAATGCCGACGGTTCCGACGCCGTGATCTTCATGCACGAGCTGGTCGGTGAAGAAGACGGACCTACCATCGGGATTTCAGCGTCCATCCACGGCAATGAAAACACAGGTTCGCAGGCGATCCTCGATCTCTTCCGCGTGCTCAAGGAAATGCCGATCAAGGGTCGCATTCTCCTGCTGCCGGTTGCAAATCCGTCGGCATTTGCGGTCAACGAGCGTTATTCGACCATCGACAAGGTCGACCTCAATCGTCAGTTTCCGGGCAATCCGAATGGCACCCACAGCCAGCAGCTCGCCCATGCACTGACCAATGAGTTCCTCAATAAGATCGACGTTCATATCGATCTGCATTCGGGCACCGACCGTCCGACCGTGGACTATGTCTACATCTGGAATGACGAGCGCCTGTCGCGCGCCTTTGGCTCCAAGGTCCTCTACCGTCCGGTCGAGAACAAGCAGGGCACTGTGTTCGGCGGCACCACCAAGACGGTGACCATCGACACCCGCAACATCCCGGTTGCAGTGATCGAGCTGGGCGGCGGCATTGTCGAGCAGACGGGCTACGTCAAGCAGACGGTCGACGGTGTGCTCAACATGCTCAAGACTACCGGCACCATCGCCGGAGAACCTTGGGAGAATCCAAAGCAGATCGTGGTCACCGAGCTGGCCGGCGTGCGGCCGACGCAGGGTGGCTGGATTGAAACCCTGGCGCCGGCAAATGGCGAAGTCATCAAGGGCGGCGCACTGCTTGGACGGGTCGTCAGCCCCTACAATTTCGAAGTTCTCGAAGAGATCAAAACCCCCTTCGAAAACGGCATCATGATCATGCAGCACCTAACCCGCAATCTCGTCCATAGCGGCGACTATGCGTACATGGTCGGTAACCTCGACGGCGCCACCGACTGA
- a CDS encoding ABC transporter ATP-binding protein: protein MSQTSAIEKAAIEVSDLNIEIRGAQGSFAVVSDMSLSVRPGETLCIVGESGCGKSMTALSLLRLLPEAARVTSGKMLIDGQDFLAMNQREVEHFRGEKIAMIFQEPLTALNPVLSIGEQIAEAVRAHRKCSANSAHQRAIEVLRLVQMPDPERRARQFPHELSGGMRQRAMIALALACDPSIIIADEPTTALDVTIQAQILGLISDLQKRLGTAQILITHDLGVVSEVADRVIVMYAGRKVEEASIYDLFDNPLHPYTVGLMGAVPGAGTSSQEGDRLADIAGTVPPLWDLPKGCAFAPRCPNASARCLEERPPFEEKRPGHWAACWEHNDAA, encoded by the coding sequence ATGAGCCAGACAAGCGCTATTGAAAAAGCGGCGATAGAGGTGTCCGATCTCAATATCGAGATCAGGGGCGCCCAAGGGTCATTCGCCGTCGTCTCAGACATGAGCCTCTCAGTGCGGCCGGGTGAAACCCTTTGCATTGTTGGCGAAAGCGGCTGTGGCAAGTCCATGACCGCCCTCTCCCTGCTGCGCCTCTTGCCCGAGGCGGCGCGGGTGACCAGCGGCAAGATGCTGATCGACGGCCAGGACTTCCTGGCCATGAACCAGCGTGAAGTGGAGCATTTCCGCGGCGAGAAGATCGCGATGATCTTCCAGGAACCACTGACCGCGCTCAACCCGGTGCTGAGCATCGGGGAGCAGATTGCCGAGGCCGTGCGCGCTCACCGCAAGTGCAGTGCCAACAGCGCCCATCAGCGCGCAATCGAAGTGCTGCGCCTCGTGCAGATGCCCGACCCCGAACGTCGCGCCAGGCAGTTCCCGCATGAGCTTTCGGGTGGCATGCGCCAGCGCGCCATGATCGCACTCGCCCTTGCCTGCGACCCCAGCATCATCATTGCCGACGAACCGACCACCGCACTCGACGTGACTATCCAGGCCCAGATCCTGGGGCTGATCTCCGATCTGCAGAAGCGGCTAGGTACGGCCCAGATTCTCATCACGCACGATCTCGGTGTGGTGTCTGAAGTCGCGGATCGGGTCATCGTGATGTACGCCGGCCGCAAGGTCGAGGAAGCCAGCATCTACGACCTCTTCGACAATCCCCTCCACCCCTATACAGTCGGCCTGATGGGTGCCGTGCCCGGCGCCGGTACTTCCTCGCAGGAGGGCGACCGTCTCGCCGATATCGCTGGAACCGTTCCGCCGCTCTGGGACCTGCCAAAGGGCTGCGCCTTCGCGCCCCGCTGCCCCAACGCCTCGGCCCGCTGCCTCGAGGAACGTCCACCATTCGAGGAAAAACGCCCGGGCCACTGGGCCGCCTGCTGGGAGCACAATGATGCAGCCTGA
- a CDS encoding oligopeptide/dipeptide ABC transporter ATP-binding protein produces MMQPDQTPLLSVENLQVHFPIRGGVFQRQIGAVKAVDGVSFSLNRGETLSLVGESGCGKSTTGLALMGLVKPTGGRVEFDGQPIRGFNRAALKSYRRRMQIVFQDPFSSLNPRQRVKDIIRAPLDIHNVGTNEDRDARVSELMQRVGLRPDQAESFAHQFSGGQRQRIGIARALALNPDVIVCDEPVSALDVSVQAQILNLLSDLQRDLGVSYLSISHDLGVVEFISHRVAVMYLGKIVEIAPKKTIFATPRHPYTELLMRSAPSRDPRKRHSFSATNDDIPSATRKPSGCPFHTRCPLATDICKADEPALTAREDGQLVACHHR; encoded by the coding sequence ATGATGCAGCCTGATCAGACACCCCTACTCAGCGTCGAGAACCTGCAGGTCCATTTCCCCATTCGGGGTGGCGTGTTCCAGCGCCAGATCGGTGCGGTCAAAGCCGTCGATGGCGTCAGCTTCTCCCTCAATCGAGGCGAAACACTCAGCCTTGTGGGCGAGAGTGGCTGCGGTAAATCCACCACTGGTTTAGCACTTATGGGGCTCGTCAAGCCAACGGGCGGCCGCGTCGAGTTTGACGGCCAACCGATCCGTGGCTTTAATCGCGCGGCGCTCAAATCCTATCGCCGGCGCATGCAGATCGTCTTTCAGGATCCGTTTTCGTCCCTTAATCCTCGCCAGAGGGTCAAGGACATTATCCGCGCGCCGCTCGACATCCACAATGTCGGCACGAACGAAGACCGCGATGCCCGCGTTTCCGAACTGATGCAGCGTGTTGGCCTGCGCCCGGACCAGGCCGAGAGCTTTGCGCACCAATTCTCCGGCGGCCAGCGCCAGCGCATCGGCATTGCCCGCGCACTGGCCCTCAATCCCGATGTCATTGTCTGCGACGAGCCGGTCTCGGCGCTCGACGTGTCGGTTCAGGCACAGATCCTCAATCTGCTCAGCGATCTGCAGCGCGATCTCGGTGTGTCCTATCTCTCCATCTCGCACGATCTGGGCGTGGTGGAGTTCATCTCCCATCGTGTGGCTGTGATGTATCTCGGCAAAATCGTCGAGATAGCCCCGAAGAAAACCATCTTTGCGACCCCACGCCATCCCTATACCGAACTATTGATGCGGTCGGCGCCCTCGCGCGACCCGCGCAAGCGTCACAGCTTCAGCGCCACCAATGACGACATTCCCAGCGCCACACGCAAGCCGAGCGGCTGCCCGTTCCATACGCGCTGCCCATTGGCGACCGATATCTGCAAGGCTGACGAGCCCGCGCTGACCGCGCGCGAAGACGGGCAGCTTGTCGCCTGTCACCACCGCTGA
- a CDS encoding amidohydrolase family protein, with the protein MTKTIIFTGGHILDAEAGQLRDDLEVQVTGSRITAIGAALPRPADAEIIDLAGKTLMPGLIDCHVHVVAETLDLWGNMIAPSSLSALRSARVMNDALMRGFTTLRDLGGADYGLVLAVEEGLVDGPRLVICGKGLTTTGGHADLRKRTDDRPGILSDRLGSMGLIVDGVDNVRTACRTMIKEGANFIKVMANGGVSSPNDPIHSIQYSREEIAAMVEEADNAGLYVSAHVYTDKAIRRCVELGVHSLEHCNLIEPETAKLAAEKGCIAVPTLVAYDALAIEGEALGLGATEFSKIETVRSGGLRSLEIMRDAGLPMAFGSDLLGQLRKYHCMEFELLAKVLSPAEIIRSATTIGARLCQLEGLAGTIAENAYADLLVIDGNPLEDITLLQDDGAHMSLIMANGKVVKHAL; encoded by the coding sequence ATGACCAAGACCATTATTTTCACCGGCGGCCATATTCTTGATGCCGAGGCGGGCCAGCTGCGGGATGACCTCGAAGTGCAGGTGACGGGAAGCCGGATCACTGCCATCGGCGCCGCCCTTCCCCGCCCTGCCGACGCAGAGATCATCGATCTTGCCGGCAAGACCCTCATGCCCGGCCTTATCGATTGCCACGTCCACGTGGTGGCCGAAACGCTCGACCTTTGGGGCAACATGATCGCCCCGAGTTCGCTTTCAGCACTGCGCTCTGCTCGGGTGATGAACGACGCGCTGATGCGTGGCTTTACGACATTGCGGGATCTGGGTGGCGCCGATTACGGCCTGGTTCTGGCAGTCGAGGAAGGCCTCGTCGATGGCCCGCGCCTCGTCATCTGCGGCAAGGGCCTTACCACCACGGGTGGTCACGCTGACCTGCGCAAGCGCACTGATGATCGCCCCGGCATCCTGTCGGACCGTCTCGGCTCCATGGGACTCATCGTGGACGGCGTCGACAATGTCCGCACCGCCTGCCGCACGATGATCAAGGAAGGCGCAAACTTCATCAAGGTAATGGCCAATGGCGGGGTCTCCTCCCCCAATGACCCGATCCACTCCATCCAGTATTCGCGCGAAGAGATCGCTGCCATGGTGGAAGAGGCGGACAATGCAGGCCTGTACGTCTCGGCCCATGTCTATACCGACAAGGCCATCCGTCGCTGCGTCGAACTCGGCGTGCATTCGCTCGAGCACTGCAATCTGATCGAACCGGAGACGGCCAAACTCGCCGCCGAAAAGGGCTGCATCGCCGTGCCGACGCTCGTCGCCTACGATGCCCTGGCTATCGAGGGTGAGGCACTCGGCCTCGGCGCCACCGAGTTTTCCAAGATCGAGACCGTTCGCAGCGGCGGCTTGCGCTCGCTCGAGATCATGCGCGACGCCGGCCTGCCGATGGCTTTCGGGTCGGACCTTCTGGGTCAGCTCCGCAAATATCACTGCATGGAGTTTGAACTCCTTGCCAAGGTACTGAGCCCTGCCGAGATCATCCGCTCCGCCACGACGATCGGCGCCCGTCTCTGCCAGCTGGAAGGTCTCGCCGGCACCATCGCCGAAAATGCATATGCCGACTTGCTGGTTATTGACGGCAATCCGCTTGAGGACATTACCTTGCTGCAGGATGACGGCGCGCACATGTCGCTCATCATGGCTAATGGCAAGGTGGTCAAGCACGCCCTCTAG
- a CDS encoding CidA/LrgA family protein has translation MSPQSETETARPALTPVAILAGFAVLLGFQLAGEIFVVATRLILPSFAFPGPVAGMLLLLVFLTVRKSLDSSTNAVASGLIGVLSLLFVPSAVGVIQYGGVLVDWGGPLLLAVVLSTLATLLVTVGTFLWIAKLTGKQSP, from the coding sequence ATGAGCCCACAAAGCGAAACCGAAACTGCCCGGCCGGCACTGACCCCGGTGGCAATCTTGGCCGGCTTTGCGGTTCTGCTTGGCTTCCAACTGGCGGGAGAGATCTTTGTTGTCGCAACGCGACTGATCCTTCCCTCCTTCGCTTTTCCAGGGCCGGTGGCGGGCATGCTGCTGCTGCTCGTTTTCCTTACTGTCCGCAAGTCACTCGACTCCAGCACCAATGCGGTGGCATCTGGGCTCATCGGCGTGCTGTCCCTGCTCTTCGTGCCCTCGGCAGTCGGGGTAATCCAATATGGGGGCGTCCTCGTCGATTGGGGTGGGCCACTGCTGCTCGCGGTTGTGCTCTCGACGCTGGCGACCCTGTTGGTAACGGTTGGAACGTTCCTCTGGATCGCCAAGCTGACTGGAAAGCAGTCGCCATGA
- a CDS encoding LrgB family protein — MSGISTIWVYLNTSPLLWLAVTIAAFLAAHFVGRKLGGSPLANSVLIAGAIIIALLLVSGTPYATYFEGAQFVHFLLGPATVALAVPLFKNLDKVRPVLLPMAGALLAGSLTAIGSAVAIVAAFGAPADIIASIAPKSTSAPIAMELARSLGGVPSLAAVLVILTGITGAVIVTPLMNFLRIKDYAARGFAVGVASHGIGTARAFQVNDVAGAFAGIAMALNGALTSFLILIWSLVFA, encoded by the coding sequence ATGAGCGGCATCAGCACGATCTGGGTCTATCTCAACACCAGTCCCCTCCTTTGGCTGGCAGTGACCATCGCGGCATTTCTGGCCGCCCATTTTGTCGGCAGAAAGCTGGGTGGCTCGCCTCTGGCCAACAGCGTTCTGATTGCGGGGGCGATAATCATCGCCCTGCTCCTTGTCTCTGGCACGCCCTACGCGACCTATTTCGAAGGCGCGCAGTTCGTGCACTTCCTGCTGGGCCCGGCGACAGTGGCCCTGGCCGTGCCTCTGTTCAAGAATCTCGACAAGGTCAGACCAGTCCTCCTGCCCATGGCAGGCGCGCTTCTCGCTGGCTCGCTGACAGCGATCGGCAGCGCGGTCGCCATCGTTGCCGCGTTCGGTGCCCCAGCAGATATCATCGCCTCGATCGCCCCCAAATCGACGAGCGCGCCTATTGCCATGGAACTGGCCAGAAGCCTCGGCGGTGTCCCTTCTCTGGCCGCAGTGCTGGTCATCCTGACCGGCATAACGGGCGCTGTGATCGTCACGCCGCTAATGAACTTTCTGCGTATCAAGGACTATGCAGCAAGGGGTTTTGCCGTAGGCGTTGCGTCTCACGGGATCGGCACCGCCCGCGCATTTCAGGTCAATGACGTTGCGGGTGCGTTCGCAGGAATTGCCATGGCCTTGAATGGTGCCCTAACAAGCTTCCTGATCCTGATCTGGAGCCTGGTCTTCGCCTAG
- a CDS encoding ABC transporter substrate-binding protein, protein MQKSLARLTAVLIASTVLVGVANAETIRWARSSDALTLDPHSQNQGNTHTVAHHIYETLLGRDNDGSLTPRLATEWGLKEGDPTVWVFKLREGVKFHNGNDFTAEDVIYSIERAKSEFSNMKQLHAEVVSVSAVDDHTVEFQMKGPALIYPNNLTNTFIMDKTWSDEHDLAVVQDFASGASNYSVLNTNGTGPYTLVSREVDVKTVLTSHDGWWGEKPAVTDIEYLTIADAQTRVSALLSGEVDIVQDVPPQDIERLGNTEGFKVEIGPENRFIYFGYRFGEEPLKSSNITDSNPFNNPQVREAMELVLDRDAIKQVVMRGQSIPTGIPNPPFVNGWTPELDAYPKPDIEKAKALMVEAGYPDGFTVTLDTPNNRYVNDEAISTAYVGMLGQIGIKVTLASRPVAEHSPIILANNSDFYLLGWGVPTFDSAYVFNDLIHSKTDLHGTYNVGLYSNPELDEKIIALGTMDDIAARDATIAEIWNVVKADRVLMPVHNQVLAYAMREGVTLPVQPENQPNMTTVTFD, encoded by the coding sequence ATGCAAAAGTCACTTGCCCGCCTAACGGCGGTGCTTATCGCGTCGACTGTGCTTGTTGGCGTCGCCAATGCCGAAACCATCCGCTGGGCGCGCTCTTCTGACGCGCTCACTCTGGATCCGCATTCGCAGAACCAGGGTAACACCCATACCGTCGCCCACCACATCTACGAGACGCTGCTTGGTCGCGACAATGATGGCTCTTTGACGCCGCGCCTGGCCACGGAATGGGGTTTGAAGGAAGGCGACCCCACGGTCTGGGTGTTCAAGCTGCGCGAGGGCGTGAAGTTCCATAACGGCAACGACTTCACTGCAGAGGATGTCATCTATTCGATTGAACGCGCGAAAAGCGAGTTCTCGAACATGAAGCAACTGCACGCAGAAGTGGTATCGGTGAGTGCGGTAGACGACCACACCGTCGAGTTCCAGATGAAGGGCCCTGCCCTCATCTACCCGAATAACTTGACCAACACTTTCATCATGGACAAAACCTGGTCTGACGAGCACGATCTCGCCGTCGTCCAGGATTTCGCGAGCGGCGCGAGCAATTACTCGGTGCTGAACACCAATGGCACCGGTCCCTACACCCTGGTATCGCGTGAAGTCGACGTCAAAACGGTCCTCACGTCTCACGACGGCTGGTGGGGCGAAAAGCCCGCCGTGACCGATATCGAATATCTCACCATTGCCGATGCCCAGACCCGCGTCTCGGCCTTGCTCTCCGGTGAAGTCGACATCGTCCAGGACGTGCCGCCGCAGGACATTGAGCGCCTTGGCAATACTGAGGGATTCAAGGTCGAAATCGGCCCGGAAAATCGCTTCATCTATTTCGGCTATCGCTTTGGCGAAGAGCCGCTGAAGTCCTCGAACATCACCGACAGCAACCCGTTCAACAACCCGCAGGTGCGCGAAGCGATGGAGCTGGTTCTTGATCGAGATGCGATCAAGCAGGTCGTCATGCGTGGCCAGTCGATCCCCACCGGCATTCCCAACCCGCCCTTCGTGAACGGGTGGACCCCGGAACTCGACGCCTATCCGAAACCCGACATCGAAAAAGCCAAGGCGCTTATGGTGGAAGCCGGGTATCCGGATGGCTTCACGGTCACGCTCGACACACCGAACAACCGCTACGTCAATGACGAAGCCATCTCCACGGCCTATGTCGGCATGCTCGGCCAGATCGGCATCAAGGTGACCCTGGCCTCGCGTCCGGTCGCCGAACACAGCCCGATCATTCTCGCCAACAATTCCGACTTCTATCTGCTCGGCTGGGGCGTCCCAACCTTTGACTCCGCCTATGTCTTCAACGACCTGATCCACTCCAAGACGGATCTGCATGGCACGTACAATGTCGGCCTCTACAGCAATCCGGAACTGGACGAGAAGATCATCGCCCTCGGCACGATGGACGACATCGCCGCACGCGATGCGACGATCGCCGAAATCTGGAACGTAGTGAAGGCAGACCGGGTGCTGATGCCCGTGCACAACCAGGTGCTCGCCTACGCAATGCGCGAAGGTGTCACCCTGCCGGTGCAGCCGGAAAACCAGCCGAACATGACCACGGTCACTTTCGACTAA
- a CDS encoding ABC transporter permease: MLAFIARRLLQSVIVMLVVAFIAFLVFRYVGDPLAALLSQDAKQADYDAARERLGLDQPFYVQFFYFVANALQGQFGISYRLQQPVSQLILERLPATIELAFASSIIALIGGVLLGIYTALRQRAVSTGIIMTLSLIGVSIPTFLIGIGLIYVFAVELKWLPSFGRGEVVQIGWWRTGLLTQSGLRSLILPAITLSLFQLTLIMRLVRAEMLEVMRTDYIRFARARGLSKRAINFGHALKNTMVPVITITGLQLGSVIAFAIITETVFQWPGVGSLFVNSVAAVDVPVMAAYLVFVALVFVVINLIVDILYFIVDPRLRVGAKTGR; encoded by the coding sequence ATGCTCGCCTTCATTGCCCGGCGGCTTCTGCAATCCGTCATCGTCATGCTAGTCGTGGCTTTCATCGCTTTCCTCGTCTTCCGTTATGTTGGCGATCCCTTGGCTGCCCTGCTCAGCCAGGATGCCAAGCAGGCCGATTACGACGCGGCGCGCGAACGCCTTGGACTCGACCAACCGTTCTACGTCCAGTTTTTCTATTTTGTCGCCAACGCCCTCCAAGGCCAGTTCGGCATATCGTATCGTCTGCAACAGCCAGTGAGCCAGTTGATCCTTGAACGGCTACCGGCGACGATCGAGTTGGCATTCGCCTCTTCAATCATCGCACTCATCGGCGGGGTCCTTTTGGGCATCTATACTGCCCTTCGCCAGAGGGCTGTTTCGACAGGCATTATCATGACCCTGTCGCTGATCGGGGTTTCAATCCCGACCTTTCTGATTGGCATCGGGCTCATCTACGTGTTCGCCGTGGAACTAAAATGGCTCCCGTCGTTCGGGCGTGGCGAAGTCGTGCAGATTGGGTGGTGGCGCACAGGTCTCCTCACGCAATCCGGCCTTCGGTCGCTGATCCTGCCAGCCATCACGCTCTCGCTGTTCCAGCTCACGCTGATCATGCGCCTGGTGCGGGCAGAAATGCTCGAAGTGATGCGGACCGACTATATCCGTTTCGCAAGGGCTCGCGGGCTTTCCAAGCGTGCCATTAATTTCGGCCATGCACTCAAGAATACCATGGTTCCCGTCATTACGATTACCGGGCTTCAGCTGGGTTCCGTGATCGCCTTCGCCATTATCACCGAGACGGTATTTCAGTGGCCGGGCGTGGGTTCCCTCTTCGTCAATTCGGTTGCGGCCGTCGACGTGCCAGTCATGGCCGCCTATCTCGTCTTCGTGGCGCTCGTCTTTGTGGTGATCAACCTCATCGTCGACATCCTTTATTTCATCGTCGATCCGCGACTGCGCGTCGGCGCAAAAACCGGGAGGTAG
- a CDS encoding ABC transporter permease yields MPQSPDTPVLAAKSSRWKNFVQSDIVWSYRHSPITIVASVVAALLILMAIFAPWLAPYNPFNPATLNLMDGFTPPNSTSMSGKYFTLGTDSQGRDMLSTIMYGSRVSLFVGVMATLFAMVMGVGLGLVSGYVGGVVDAIIMRVADVQLSFPAILIALLIFGVARGIIPPNQQEGTAVWVLIVAIGLANWAQFARTVRGATMVERQKDYVAAARILGVNPIIILLRHVLPNVMGPVLVIGTIGLALAIIEEATLSYLGVGVPPTQPSLGTLIRIGQQFLFSGEWWILLFPAATLILLALSVNLLGDWLRDALNPKLR; encoded by the coding sequence CTGCCCCAATCCCCCGATACGCCCGTACTCGCGGCAAAGTCGTCGCGCTGGAAGAACTTTGTCCAATCCGACATTGTGTGGTCCTACAGGCATTCTCCAATCACCATCGTCGCCTCCGTCGTCGCGGCGCTGCTCATCCTCATGGCCATATTTGCTCCCTGGCTGGCCCCCTACAATCCGTTCAACCCGGCCACGCTCAATTTGATGGACGGCTTCACCCCGCCCAATTCCACGTCGATGAGCGGCAAGTACTTCACGCTTGGCACAGACAGCCAAGGCCGGGACATGCTCTCGACGATCATGTACGGCTCCCGCGTCTCCCTGTTCGTCGGGGTTATGGCCACTCTTTTCGCAATGGTCATGGGCGTGGGCCTCGGGCTCGTCTCCGGCTATGTCGGTGGCGTCGTCGACGCCATCATCATGCGCGTTGCAGACGTCCAGCTCAGCTTTCCGGCGATCCTCATCGCACTTCTGATCTTCGGGGTTGCACGCGGGATCATTCCGCCCAATCAGCAGGAAGGTACGGCCGTCTGGGTCCTGATCGTCGCCATCGGTCTGGCGAACTGGGCACAGTTCGCACGCACAGTGCGCGGCGCCACGATGGTTGAGCGGCAGAAGGACTATGTCGCGGCAGCCCGAATACTCGGTGTCAATCCGATCATCATTCTGCTGCGCCACGTTCTGCCCAATGTCATGGGTCCGGTGCTGGTCATCGGCACGATCGGGCTGGCATTGGCTATCATCGAGGAGGCCACGCTCTCCTATCTCGGCGTAGGCGTCCCACCAACACAACCCTCGCTGGGTACGCTGATCCGCATCGGCCAGCAATTTCTGTTCTCGGGAGAATGGTGGATCCTGCTGTTCCCGGCCGCCACCCTTATTTTGCTCGCTCTTTCGGTCAACCTTCTTGGTGACTGGTTGCGCGATGCCCTCAACCCGAAGTTGCGCTGA
- a CDS encoding ABC transporter ATP-binding protein, with translation MTEPVLSIKDLVVEFPFRDDVFRAVDGVSFDIMPGEVVGVVGESGAGKSMTGSAVIGLIERPGHIAGGEIRLKGMRIDNLSEEQKAKLRGKRIGMVFQDPLTSLNPLYTVGKQLVETIRTHLPLNEAEARKKAIDLLTEAGIPKAAERIDSYPHQFSGGMRQRVVIALAIAAGPELIIADEPTSALDVSVQAQIIKVLKKLCASHGAAVMLITHDMGVIAQTADRMVVMHHGKVVETGTVGDIIRRPREPYTVKLIESIPTIVRQEGAAVPSVAANDDKAYVQVKALVRDFEIGGGSFTKLLPGKVEMFRAVNEVSFTINKGETFGLVGESGSGKSTCAKMIVGLVRPSSGHILVDGHDIWAGGKGHQERRKRVQMIFQDPYASLNPRWRVKDIIAEPMRTLGIARNRTEVDQRVAELLTKVRLDPSVMRKFPHEFSGGQRQRIAIARALSSQPEFIVCDEPTSALDVSVQAQVLELMQALQEEFGLTYLLISHNLAVVRQMSNAVGVLHNGVMVEKGPTDQIFDNPQADYTRMLLDAVPDISKVA, from the coding sequence ATGACCGAGCCCGTTCTTTCCATAAAGGACCTCGTCGTAGAGTTCCCCTTCCGTGATGACGTGTTCCGTGCCGTAGATGGAGTCTCCTTCGACATCATGCCCGGTGAAGTCGTGGGCGTGGTGGGCGAGAGTGGCGCCGGCAAATCCATGACCGGCTCCGCTGTCATCGGTCTTATCGAGCGGCCAGGCCATATTGCGGGTGGGGAAATCCGCCTGAAGGGCATGCGGATCGACAACCTGTCAGAAGAGCAGAAGGCAAAACTGCGCGGCAAGCGCATCGGCATGGTCTTTCAGGATCCGCTCACAAGCCTCAACCCACTCTATACTGTGGGCAAGCAGTTGGTGGAGACCATTCGCACGCATCTGCCGCTCAATGAGGCCGAAGCGCGCAAGAAGGCTATCGATTTGCTGACCGAGGCCGGCATCCCAAAAGCGGCGGAGCGCATCGATAGCTATCCGCACCAATTTTCCGGCGGCATGCGGCAGCGCGTGGTCATCGCGCTGGCCATCGCGGCAGGACCAGAACTCATCATTGCCGACGAGCCCACATCGGCGCTTGATGTGTCTGTCCAGGCCCAGATCATCAAAGTTCTCAAGAAGCTCTGTGCCAGCCACGGCGCGGCGGTGATGCTGATTACGCATGATATGGGCGTCATCGCACAGACCGCAGATCGAATGGTGGTCATGCACCATGGCAAGGTGGTGGAGACAGGCACTGTCGGTGACATCATTCGCCGGCCTCGTGAACCGTACACAGTCAAGCTTATTGAATCGATCCCGACTATCGTCCGTCAGGAAGGGGCAGCAGTGCCCAGCGTCGCCGCCAACGATGACAAGGCGTATGTGCAGGTCAAAGCGCTCGTACGGGATTTCGAGATCGGAGGCGGCAGCTTTACCAAGCTCCTGCCTGGCAAGGTGGAAATGTTCCGCGCCGTCAACGAGGTCAGCTTCACCATCAACAAGGGCGAGACATTCGGCCTTGTCGGGGAGAGCGGCTCGGGCAAGTCGACCTGTGCCAAGATGATCGTCGGCCTCGTTCGCCCCAGCTCAGGTCATATCCTGGTTGATGGCCACGACATATGGGCCGGCGGCAAAGGGCATCAGGAGCGCCGCAAACGCGTGCAGATGATCTTCCAGGACCCCTATGCTAGCCTCAATCCCCGCTGGAGGGTGAAGGACATCATCGCAGAGCCGATGCGCACGCTGGGTATAGCCCGCAACCGCACCGAGGTGGACCAGCGGGTCGCCGAACTCCTGACGAAGGTGCGGCTCGATCCCAGCGTGATGCGGAAATTTCCTCATGAATTTTCCGGGGGGCAGCGCCAGCGCATCGCCATAGCGAGGGCCCTTTCGAGCCAGCCCGAGTTCATCGTCTGCGATGAGCCAACGTCCGCCCTCGACGTGTCGGTGCAGGCCCAGGTTCTTGAGCTGATGCAAGCCCTGCAGGAGGAATTCGGCCTGACCTATCTGCTCATCAGCCACAACCTTGCCGTGGTGCGGCAGATGAGCAATGCCGTAGGTGTGCTGCACAACGGGGTGATGGTGGAGAAAGGTCCGACTGATCAGATTTTCGATAACCCGCAGGCCGACTATACGCGCATGCTCCTCGACGCCGTCCCGGATATTTCCAAGGTGGCGTGA